From the Corticium candelabrum chromosome 2, ooCorCand1.1, whole genome shotgun sequence genome, one window contains:
- the LOC134176594 gene encoding uncharacterized protein LOC134176594 has protein sequence MSYARSPLRQDNKTGATSCYGNVLKKSLSDTEIAHAEVIAPFEGFRSKVYYVGDDRENPTIGIGCNLGRFGARQDFERVLPDRDFDAVKNGREELTEEEIYTLFAFDIQKHTDRARGKIHQFDTFPVYVQTALVNAFYRGDIGPKTIALINNGRWEDVTSEYLNHKGYRDADRRDLPGIRKRMNFNADEFRKYAEELNKEKRDKEEGEKT, from the exons GAAATGTTCTTAAGAAAAGCCTATCTG ATACAGAAATTGCTCATGCAGAAGTTATTGCTCCTTTCGAGGGTTTTCGTTCGAAAGTTTACTATGTGGGAGACGATCGTGAAAATCCTACCATTGGAATTGGTTGCAACCTTGGCCGTTTTGGTGCAAGACAGGACTTTGAAAGAGTACTACCTGACCGTGATTTTGACGCTGTTAAAAATGGAAGGGAAGAGCTAACGGAAGAAGAAATATACACACTCTTTGCTTTCGACATCCAAAAGCACACTGATCGAGCAAGAGGCAAAATTCACCAATTTGACACATTTCCTGTCTACGTTCAAACCGCATTGGTAAACGCATTCTACAGAGGAGATATTGGCCCCAAAACTATTGCTCTAATCAACAATGGAAGATGGGAAGATGTAACTAGCGAATACCTAAACCACAAAGGATATCGAGATGCAGATAGAAGGGATCTTCCCGGAATTAGGAAACGGATGAACTTTAATGCAGATGAATTCAGGAAATACGCCGAGGAATTAAACAAAGAGAAAAGAGACAAGGAAGAAGGAGAAAAAACATAG